Below is a genomic region from Zea mays cultivar B73 chromosome 9, Zm-B73-REFERENCE-NAM-5.0, whole genome shotgun sequence.
ctaagtatcagaaacaggaagaagaggaaaagagaagagttggctgtgtacagccaagaggctgtttcggtctggggcaccggactgtccggtggtgcaccggacagtgtccggtgcgccaggttgcctcgagcgaagtggccgctctcgggaattcgccgacggcgtacggctaaaattcaccggactgtccggtgtgcaccggactgtccggtgagccaacggtcggccgggccaacggtcggccgcgcgatctgcgcgggacacgtggccgagccaacggtcggaagggggcaccggactgtccggtgtgcaccggacatgtccggtgcgccaacggctcccgcatctacaacggtcggcttcgccatttaaggaaggaaatcgggcaccggacagtgtccggtgtgcaccggactgtccggtgcgcccgacggcagaaggcaaggatggccttccagatttattctcaacggctcctagctgccttggggctataaaagggacccctaggcgcatggaggagacacccaagcaaccttagagcaatcttgatcatccacactcagtctttgcgcattcgtttgtcattctcagtgattcgagctccgttctagtgagaactttgagatagtcttttgagctcaattcttggccgtgtgtgtgcgcattttgctgtggatttgtgtgtgttgcttccctcccttactccgtatttctttgtgaatctcaagtgtaagggcgagagactccaagttgtggagattcctcgcaaacgggaaaagatcaaagtaaagaagaacactgtggtattcaagttgatcattggatcacttgagaggagttgagtgcaactctcgtgcattgggacgccacaacgtggagtaggcaagcgttggtcttggccaaaccacgggataaaccactgtgtcatctctgtgtttgatctcttgtggtattgtgttttgttaagactcctctctagccacttggcgattattgtgctaacacttaacaagtttttgtggctataagtttaagtttcacaggatcacctattcaccccgcccctctaggtgctctcagtatcctctaattgcaaacttcAGTCTATGTTTTTACTCCTTGATTACCATTGCATGGTGTGTTTgtgctccagttgcaacgtttgttgcttgttgattgcaactaggggtatcctctaattgcaaactaATGATTGCGTGTTGTTCTGCAGGATGCAAACATACTTGATGTGTTTGTCCCCAGGGTGCAGCAAACATTTGAtacaagggaagaagcctacctcTTTTACCTTGAGTATGCAAAGTTGGCTGGTTTTAGTGTCAGGACAAAGAGGACTAGTAAAGAAACCAGACACTGCGTTTGCAACCGTGAGGGGTTTCTGAAGCCAGGTCAAGAGAATGAGGAGCCTATGACAAATAAGACATCGATGAGAATTGGTTGCCCTGCTTATGTGAAGGTGAAGGAGGACAAGAAGCGCAATATTTGGTATTTTCATCATGTTGAGGAAGCACACAATCACAAGCTTGAGCCCTCGCCAAGGATGGTGAGATATATGCATTCTCATAAGTAGAGGGAGGCAGCGTTGGATGACCTGTTTGCAATCATGTCAAAGAGTGGTGTGCCAACACAAGCAGCAATGAATGTAATGTCAGAATTATTTGGAGGCCGTCAAAACTGGCCGTTCATAGAGAAAGATGTCAATAACAAGTAGATCATAAAAAACACTGACATCATATCTTTGTGCGATATATTGAGATCAGCAGATTTACTTGTTTTTTCTTTTATGGTACAGGAAAACTGAGCAAGCAAGGGAGGAAGGGATGGGGACATGGATAAATTGTTCCAATTTTTCAGGGAGTGCAAAGAACACAATGAATACTTTTACTGGGATGTGGATTTTGACCCAAAAACAAAGGTGCTTCAGAGCATTTTTTGGTGTCATGCAAGTCAGCGTGCAGAATACAAGGATTTTGGGGATGTAGTCACATTTGACACAACACACAAGACTAACAGCAAGCATATGCCATTGGCCATGTTTGTGGGTTGCAGCAATAATTTGAAGAATGAGTCCTTTGGCTAAGCACTTCTTCGGGATGAAACAATTGACACATTCAGGTGGCTTTTTGAGACCTTTAAAAGTTGCATGGGTGGTCAGCAGCCTTTTGTGATTCTTACAGGTATGCTTTGGCTGCAAAAAATGCTTGTCACATAATTAGTGTTGTGTTGTTGCAACTGTATCTTTGAAGATGATTGCAATATTTTATACTACTTGGTTGCAAACCTATTGGGGTTTTTTGCTGATTTTTATTTTTGACACACAGATGAAGATGCAGCGatgaaggaagcaataaggattGTGTTTAACAAGACACAACACCGAAATTGCCTATGGCACATAACCAGAACATGGGATTACGAGCTCAAGGAGCTGTATAAATTGCACAATGATAATAATCTAAAGGAGAAGGTGCAGTCCCTGATAAACTATCCTCTAGGGCCCACACAGTTTGAGGTGGAGTGTAATAAGCTGGTGGATGAATGTGGCATAAGAGAACACCCTGCAATTGTTGCATTGTGGCAGAAAAGGAAGAGATAGATAGCAACATATTTCAAAGGCATGTACTGTGGGCGAATGACTTCCACCCAGAGATCTGAGAGACAAAATAGGGTTTTGAAAGATGGTTATGTTAACAATGTGACAAGCCTGCATATATTTGCAAAGAGGGTGCTTGACTCGATTCAGCACACATACCACATGGATGCTGGGGAGTCACACTACTCACAGGTATTTGCCCACCCCCTGCATTTTTTGGTCTGATTGTAAAAAACCTGTTAAACAAAAATGATtccaactgctggtgtggtgtgattgcaaccccgcattaggtgtgattgcaacttctgtataattctacccaaatatctgttaaaaaatgtaaacaaaatgattgcaactgctggtgtgttgtaattgcaactgctggtgtggatAAATGAGACAGAGCAGTCAAAGTTGTCGAAGCTGCTGCCAAAGTTAATGCGCCTAGGAAGAGCGGGAAGCAAATCTGATAAAGCATACACTGAAACTATCAGGCACATCGACATGATAACTCCTGGGATTGAGCTTCTACGAACAgcggagattggtctggatgatGCAACAAATACTGAGTTGCAGCAAGATGCAGATGGACAGCGGAATATTGGTCCCATTGCACCAACACAACAAAGTTCTGACAACAATATGGAACCTGTTGTGATGCCCACTGGTCCTACACCACCACCAGAATCGGGCCTCAATTCAGGTTCTGCAAACTGCCTCGCTGATCTAACATTGACTGAACCGACAATGTCGCGCATGAAGGGTAGGAAGTCTGCCAGTGGGGCTAAATGTGCTAAAAATAGTGTGGAACCTGCTAATCCATACAACACATACAGTGGGGGTCAGGGCATAAGAGAGTGCCAAACCTGCCATGTTAGGGGCACTATAGCACAACATGCCCTCAGAACCCAAATAGAAGCAGAGCGGCCAAGAACAAGGACAAAAAGAGAAGTGCCAAAACTGTAGGTTGGACTCCAAGAAAAAGAGGTCGCCCAACAATAAAAAAAGGACTAGATGGGAATCAAGACGAGGCACAGAGTGAGGGGGATGAGACATAGCAATCTGGGTGCACTATGGCCGTGGAGGAGTCAGCAGCACACACGGTGATTGCAAGAATTAGGAGGGCGACAACTTGCTATGTTAATTACCAGGACAAAAGTGATTAAGAATGACTATGAATCTGACTGAATCTCCAATGTAATATTTCAATTTTATCTTATTTTATAACTCTGTGTAAGTTAAACTCAATAATGACTGTGTGACTATTCTGAAAACACTGGACACACATGACCAACCAATTGCAACATCGTAGTTGCGCTGGTTGCAACTGTATGTATACACTGGATAATACATGAATCTGTGTTATCTGTTTATGTCTCGACATATAATTAAAATCTATCTTGTTTTATTGTCATATAACAGTTGCTACTACTCATAAACAGGTTTGCAAAGTTTGCCATCATGCTGGTTACACACATAGAAATAAAAAGGAGAGTGGTGATGGTCAGTTGCAACTACGATTACAATTTCAGTTGCAACTGTAACATATACGCTGGTTGCAACTGCGAGCGGGCCCCGCCTCGTCCGGGTGGCTCCTGCCTCACACATGGAAGGGCTCCACCTCGCCGGTGGGTACAAAACACCAACATATACACTGGTTGCAACTGCAAAACCATACACTGTTTGCAACTACGATTATAATCCAGTTGGAACTCTAAAACATACACTGGTTGCAACTGCAATGACTGGGATTTTTCAAATAATATTGGATCTGCAGTTTAGAGTACTATAACAACTAGATGAATAGACCAGTTGCAAATGGAACCAGTGCGCTGGTTGCAACCTAAACAACATTACTGGAGTGTGCTTCCAACAATACTGGTATACAGAACCAAAACACAACATTAAAAGTTTCTGGCTACTGCATAACACAACTGATTGTTTTTGCATGAATCTAATTGTTCGACTGACTACTATCCCATTCAATTGGCACCGGACGACCACCAATTCTAAACTTATCCAGCGATCCAGGAATTTCAGCTTGGTTCAAAGGGTGGAAGATCTGGTAATGCAACAACTCACATCTATATATCGGGCCCTTGAACTGCAATGGCATAAAAAACATAATGGTCAGTGACTATATTATGATGCACACATAGAAAACACGCAAAAAAAGCACCAAAACAGATAGAAAATCAGATGACAGCATGGCTCACCGGATTGATTTCCTTGGTCATTTTGTCCCCGTCATAATATTCCATGTACTTCCATACAAAAAAAAGACAATCGCTTTGACCTGCTTGCTTTGGCACATCAATAAAAGGCCGCCTCCACTTGCTAACTCTGGGTAACTTGAGGTTGGAAACTTTCTGGAAGGCTGCATCAATGATTGGGATTTTGGCAAAGACAGCCTTGTGTCGTTCTTCCTGATTAGAACAATTCAGGAAGTAGTCGTTCGAGTCCAGCACATCAATACACTTATGGATAAAATTGAAGCAATATACAAAATAGTGAGCACCATCTTTGATAGGGACAAAAACCTGGTGCAAGGAAGGAGTAGAAAACTAATTACGAAAAAATGGAAAACATATATGAAAAAGAAGTTGCAAGAAAAAAGTATAGACAGTTACAAAGTATGTGTCCTAGTGATTGCAACTACAGATGATGGAAAGTTAAAAATTGTAGGTATGAAAAAGTGGGTTCAGGAAAAGGTCTGATAACCGATTTTGCTCTTGACAATCATAGTTTCCGCACTcagacatcagatgattccatacATATATGAAGTCTTCTGTCTCAGATTTATCAGCGTTGAGTACTGCTTCACACGTTGATACATTGAACTGTATGTGTTTTCTAGTTTGGAGaataaagaaaaaagagaaatgaTAAATGATTAAATTAGTTTAAACACATAAAAGCAAGACAGTATACAAAAAATACATGGTTTTGGACAAGAAACATACATAAAAACTAGTGGTCAGAAACACTCTGTACCCACATGAATCGACCTTGTGCACAatattgtgacaccccaggtgtcagtttcgtgttacgtcgcgagatttatcctaatctcggatgctcagtgaaaatttctatttctcgctcgcgtatgtctctgattatccagattatttaTCCACatttcaccaagtttggaattattcaatctcaagaacagccaaatttggagctgttaaaacttttattctcggcGCGAATGTAATCTCAATattcaatctcgatttataaatcttgtctaaagctcattaaatcaaaccctcgacgactgttatctgatctgagcccgaatctaattcctcgaacttcgaacgatgttcgactattttaatccgaatccgtactctcaaaagaaatactcagtatgtcgtcctctGATCAAATCTTACTCGACTCAGCTTAGCATCTCTGTATCCAATCCGATTTCAAAATCAACATCGGCAACGATTTtttaaatatcacgattcgctttctccgactaaaaatccaaaaccgatcaaatctcaggacggtTTATTTTtgaatcacgcgtagggaattattttcgagcgaaatctaattagactctcggccgaattaattgctcaatcgtccgttcgccgaAATCTATTTCGCTTTGTTCTGTGTACAGACAAATTCCGCGGGAACATTTTATTCCGAAAAATGTTTAGCGCAGCCCGATAacgtgtttgggccagcccaacccagcccatttggcccatttaaaaccctaaccctagtgccCCTTCTATAAATAGCACCTCTCTCCCTTGCAAATTGGCAATTTTTCACTCCCACCCTCCATTTCTTCCCAGCCGCCACagccttcttcctcctctcccccACACGCACAGCTCTCTCCTTCCCTGTACATGGCGCAGAAAAATCTCCAGCCATGGCGTGAGCACCATTCCCATGGTCGAGCTCACCTCCCTGCCGCGAGTTTGCCAGCACCCCCCACGCGGATCTCCATTTCCCCTAGCTGTCGCTCGCCGCAGAGTTCTCTGCTGGCTTCCTCCTCGTCGCGCGCAGGGCACCTTTGGCGTTCGCCCCTGCGAGCTCCCTCTGCTTCACAGCCTAGCCATGGTGGCCACCGAGCTCCCCGCTCCCATCTCCTCTGCCCGGCGCCCTCCCTATTCCTATTCCACGCAGGGCAGCCGGCTCCCCTTCCTTCTTTCCCCCTTCTCCCCCATGGCCGAGCCCCCTCTGTTGCCGACCGAGCTTCAGCTCTAGCTCCGGCCAGCGGCCATGGCGCGACGCCCTCGCTATCTCCTCCACCATGCAGTGTCCGGCCACCACTTCATCACCAGCGCAGGATCCTCTAGCCCAACCCCTCGCGGCGGATGCGCAGCCGTCCTCCTCCTGCTCTCCGACCAACAACAGCCAGCGACCCCCATGTCCAGGAACTCGACGCCAGCTTTCTTCCTGTGTCCAAGGCCGCAGGGGAGCAGTAGCTCTTCCTCCCTAGCTTCCATTTCCCTGCAAGTGACCCTCTGCTCGGCTCCCTCTTCCCAGCAGCAAGCTCCGGATTTCTGTACGCCGACATGGGGCTGCGCAGTCCCGACCCAAGGCGCTGCGTGGGTGTTGGACAGCCCCACGCTACGTCGTCGATCTGCGCGGTTTGACTGTCTCCGCGTCTCGCTTCACCGAATCTGCGCAGCGCCGACGTGCCATCGTGGGAACCCGTGGTGAGACCCCGTTGTCCTGCGCTTTTTGTGTTCGATTAAAAGGCCGCACCAATAAATCACATAATAAATTGTGTAATGATTGTGTATGTCGTTTGATCGCAGCCCTTGTCGACGTCACGCCTTGCGCATCGCTCGTCGGCAAAGAGCCCAAACTAATGGCATGCATGCGCGGCACGAGTCGGCCAGGTTGTTCGCCTTGTATGATTGCGATTTATTTTACTTACGTATTCGGTCGATGATGTGCCTGCATGTTTatatgtgtgtaaaatgtttcggttatgcGCATTGGTAGAATCGcatttgcgattggagaacaagaggttATTTGAGGTATGCGATTTGtagttgtctaattatgttttggtcgatgtggtgcatgtttaaaaattgtattggtATGGGTTAAAGTTCGCGGCGAAAGAAAATGAAGTAGAGAAGAACTCGGGTATTTTTATTTTGATCGGAAAATATGCGATGCGTTGTTTAAtgcgaaaactaagttacaaatgcggattttgttttgggaaatACATCGATAGGTGGTTATGCGAAAAGTATAattgttttatgcaatgtgatggAATTCATGAATATATAGGggatatatttattgatgtgacgagtagtttagagaATGTTAGTTTGCGTAGAGGATGAATTATTAAAACATGAGTAtcggagttcatatattagtggtcgcgccacattggttgaagtgtctcgagtgcacgccacaacatggttgtatgcgagacaaggtTGTGTGCCTGATGCGTTTAGTAAAAATCCATCAGTGTCACTAGTGTTAAGTTGAGGTTGATTTGCGCGTGGAAAGTGACAGTGTGTctaatacttagaactcttagtcgtTAGTAGAAATTGTTTGGGCTTATGTAGAGAGGTGATGACATGTCGTAAGTAGTCATCACTTCCTCTATAATTATAAGTCGAGTCTTTACACGTTAGGCGTTCCTTAAATTGTGCTTCACAAATGAGTGTATGCTTGTGTTTATGACTTGAATAGATGTTTTCGAGTAAACTAATAAGTTCCTAAAGCAATTATGTGTATGGTTATGATTGCGAgtgaaaagtattagtgctcatgtgaggtctaagctaaaatgcaaattattgggtgaaaagcgcttcgatgtTGATTATCGTGGAGAACGCGTGGTTAATTGAGTATGGTAAATCTAGCGCACAAAATGACTTGGATAAAATTTATGAGTCA
It encodes:
- the LOC111590138 gene encoding uncharacterized protein; amino-acid sequence: MARRPRYLLHHAVSGHHFITSAGSSSPTPRGGCAAVLLLLSDQQQPATPMSRNSTPAFFLCPRPQGSSSSSSLASISLQVTLCSAPSSQQQAPDFCTPTWGCAVPTQGAAWVLDSPTLRRRSARFDCLRVSLHRICAAPTCHRGNPCPCRRHALRIARRQRAQTNGMHARHESARTER